The genomic segment CAGCGTCGTCGACGGCCTCGCTTGTAGCAGCTTCGTCGCCGAAATAGCCGCGCATGACGTTGTAGCCGCGGATCCATACTTCGCCCTGCTCCCCGGCAGCGACATCTTTGCCTAGGGCGTCGACGCAGCGAATCTCCACGCCGCCAAGCGGCCGCCCGCTGGTATTGGCAATGGTGTTCAGGGCATCGCCAAGCCGGCAGACTGTCGCGAGTCCGCAGCACTCGGTCAGTCCGTAAGCGGTCAGCACGACATCGAAGCCAAGCACCTTGCGCATGCGGCGGATCAGCTCTGGCGCGATCGATGCAGCGCCCGTGACGGCCACCCGCAGCGACGACAAGTCGTATGCGTCCAGCCGCGGATGGGCCAGCAGGCTCAGGTAGAGCGTTGGCGATCCCGGCAGGAAACTGACACGGTGGCGCTCGACGCAGGCAAGCACGGCTGCGGCGTCGAACTGCGCCAGCGGCAGGATGGTGGCGCCGCGAATCACGGCCGCGAGCCAGCCGGCCTTGTAGCCGAACGCGTGAAAGAACGGATTGATGATCAGATAACGGTCGCCTGCACGCAGGCCGACGATCGCAGACCACTCGGAGAAGGCGCGAAGATTCTGTCCATGCGTGCTGATGACCCCCTTGGGCTTGCCCGTGGTGCCGGAGGTGAATAGCAGGTCGGACGGACTGTCAGCGGTCAGCGCGGCCACGCGCTTGTCGAGCATTTCCACCGGCGTGTCAGCGCCGCGTGCGAGGAAATCGCCCCAGGACAGGCAGCCTTCGCGCTCGCCGCGCAAGATGACCTGGTGGCGCAACGCAGGCAGCGCATGCCCGCGCAACATTCCGGGATAGTCGATGCCAAGGAATTCGCCGATGGTGAACAGCAGCCTGGCTCCGCTTCTGGCGAGAATGTCGGCCGCCTCGCTG from the Cupriavidus sp. WKF15 genome contains:
- a CDS encoding FadD3 family acyl-CoA ligase, with protein sequence MPQFPAMSADAAISTIPGAIAHTARLYRDATAIEEDGHPMRYGELHEAARVAGRALMALGLERGERVAVWAPNLHEWIVAALGIHMAGGVLVPLNTRFKGSEAADILARSGARLLFTIGEFLGIDYPGMLRGHALPALRHQVILRGEREGCLSWGDFLARGADTPVEMLDKRVAALTADSPSDLLFTSGTTGKPKGVISTHGQNLRAFSEWSAIVGLRAGDRYLIINPFFHAFGYKAGWLAAVIRGATILPLAQFDAAAVLACVERHRVSFLPGSPTLYLSLLAHPRLDAYDLSSLRVAVTGAASIAPELIRRMRKVLGFDVVLTAYGLTECCGLATVCRLGDALNTIANTSGRPLGGVEIRCVDALGKDVAAGEQGEVWIRGYNVMRGYFGDEAATSEAVDDAGWLHTGDIGKLDAAGNLSITGRLKDMFIVGGFNCYPAEIEHLIGTHPAVAQVAVVGVPDARMGEVGRAFVVLREGESLSDEALLEWCRSRLANYKVPRSVAFMAALPLSAAGKVVKHELLAVQARAGK